The sequence GGGGGCCGCCACCTGGACCCGGTCCCGGCGGAGAAGGCGCTGGAGATCCACCCGCAGGCCTCGGTCAGCTACCGCCAGATCTTCCGGGTCATGGTGAGCCAGTACCGGTCCCGCTCGTTCCTGGCGTTCTCGATGATGGTGACGCAGGCGTTCCTCTACAACGCCATCTTCTTCACCTACGCGCTGGTGCTCAGCCACTTCTACGGCGTCGGCTCCGGCTCGACCGGGTACTTCTTCTTCCCGTTCGCCGTCGGCAACCTCGTCGGGCCGCTGGTCCTGGGGCCGCTGTTCGACACGATCGGGCGCCGCAAGATGATCCTCGGCACCTACGGCCTGTCCGCGGTGCTGCTGGCGATCAGCGCCGTGATGTTCCACGCGGGGATGCTCTCGGCGACCACGCACACGATCTTCTGGTGCGTCATCTTCTTCTTCGCCTCCGCCGGTGCGTCCTCGGCGTACCTGACGGTCAGCGAGATCTTCCCCCTGGAGCTGCGCGGGCAGGCGATCTCGTACTTCTTCGCCATCTCGCTGCTCGTCGGCGGGGTCGCGGCCCCGTCGCTGTTCGGCGCGCTCATCGGGGACGGCACCGACCGCGGGCCGCTGACGGTGGGGTACTTCGTCGGTGCGGGGATCATGCTGGTGGGCGGGCTCATCGCGTGGTTCTTCGGCGTCGACGCGGAGGGCAAGGGCCTGGAGGACATCACCGACCCGCTGTCGGCCGCGGCGCCCCGGCGCGTGACCCGGACCCGCGTCCAGGGGCCGGGGCCGCGCTGAGCATCCCGGCACGTTGACTCCGCGGTCTCGTTGAAAGGGACCGGGGAGTCAACGTGCCGAAACCCGCGCGGCTACTTGCGCCCGGTCCGCCACTTCATGCCCCACCCGAACGCCTCGTCGAGGGCCTGCTGGCCGCCCTGGACGTACCGCACCTCGCGCTGGACGGCGATCTCGCGGCCGTCGGAGGTGATCTGCGCGATGGCGCACATGGGCGAGCGGTCGTCGTGCTCGTCGAGCCGGACCTCGATCTCGGGGCCCGAGACGGGGTGCAGGGTCACGACACCGTCGGCGGCGGCCCAGTTCGGGACGCCCTCGTAGATGAAGGCGAAGACGAGGATCCGCTTGATCTTCGCGGCGTCGCGCAGGTCGACGAAGAGGTTCTCCCCGCCGCCGCCGGTGCGGTCGTCGCCGTCGAGCCAGACGACGGGGTCGCCCGCGCCGCGGTCGCGGAACGCGTTGCCGAGGGCCTGGACGACGCCCTTGGAGCCGTCGGAGAACTCGTAGAGGGCGCCGAGGTCGAGGTCGATGCCGCCCTGCGGGGCCGCGGCGGCCTTGAGCTTGGAGAAGAAGCCGCCCGAGGCGGGGGCCGCGGCGGCCGGGCGCGCGTTCCAGGCCAGGTGCACGCGCAGCGTCCCGCCGGTCGCCCCGGTCTTGGACAGCGACACCTTGGGCGCCGACTTCGTCAGCGTGACCTTCGACAGCGAGACACCTCCCGCGCGGGGAGGTTCAGGCTCGTTCGCCTTCTTCGAGTAGTCGATGCCCACGGGTCCGACGCCTTTCGTTCGAGGGGTGCTGATCACTCAACGCACGCACAGCCGCGGAAGTGCCCCTCAGGCCCAGGGGCCGTGCAACAGCGCCCCCGTCAGCGGCGCGGACGGGTCGGCCCCGAGGTCGAGCCCGGACGCCGGGGCCCCGGCGCGCACGAGCAGGTCACCGACCGCCGCGATCATCGCGCCGTTGTCGGTGCACAACCGGATCGGCGGCACCCGCAGCTCGATCCCCGCCGCGGCGCAGCGCTCCTCGGCCAGGGCCCGCACGCGCGAGTTCGCCGCCACCCCGCCCACGACCAGCAGCGTGTCGACGCCGTGCTCGCGGCACGCGGCCAGCGCCTTGCGGGTCAGGACGTCGGCGACGGCCTCCTGGAAGGAGGCGGCGACGTCGGCGACGGGGACCTCGCCCCCGGCGTCGGCGCGGGCCTCGACCCAGCGCGCGACGGCCGTCTTGACCCCGGAGAAGGAGAACCCGTAGGCGGGGTCCGAGGGCCGGGACAGCGCGCGCGGGAAGGCGATGGCGTGGGGGTCGCCGTCGCGGGCGACGCGGTCGACGACCGGCCCGCCCGGGTAGCCGAGGCCGAGGACGCGGGCGACCTTGTCGAAGGCCTCCCCCGCGGCGTCGTCGACGGTGTCGCCCAGGTGCACGATCGGGTCCCGGCCCAGGTCCCCGAGCAGCAGCAGCGACGTGTGGCCGCCGGAGACGACGAGCGCGACGCAGCGCGAGGGCAGCGGGCCGTGCTCGAGGACGTCGACGGCGGCGTGCCCGGCGAGGTGGTGCACGCCGTACAGCGGCTTGCTGAGGGCGAAGGCGAGCGCCTTGGCGGAGGCGAGCCCGACCTGCACGGCCGTGGACAGCCCCGGGCCGGCGGTGACGGCGACCGCGTCGACGTCCCCGAGCCCCAGCGAGGCCTTGTCGAGCGCCTGGTGCAGCACCGGCAGCATCGACTCCAGGTGCGCGCGGGCGGCGACCTCGGGCACGACCCCGCCGAAGCGGGCGTGCGCGTCCATGCTGGAGGCGAGGGCGTCGCCCAGCAGGACGCCCTCGGAGACGAGCCCGACGCCGGTCTCGTCGCAGGACGACTCGATCCCCAGGACGATCACGCGTCGTCCCCGGCGGGCGCCGTCAGCCCGGCCGCGGCGAGGATCTCCTCGCGCTGCGCGACCGGCAGCCGGTCGACGTAGACGACGCCTTCGAGGTGGTCGGCCTCGTGCTGCAGGCAGCGCGCCAGCAGACCGGTCCCGACGATCTTCACGGGGTTGCCGTGGACGTCGACGCCGGTCACCTCGGCCTTGTCGGGCCGGGCCAGGTCGGCGTACTGGCCAGGGACCGACAGGCAGCCTTCGCCGTCGAGGTCCAGGCGGCGCTTGCGGCCCGTGGGCAGGTGCAGGACGGGGTTCACGACGTGCGCGACGACGTTCTCCCCGGTGGTCTCGGTCTCGTCGTCGGGGCAGTCGACGACGAAGACGCGCGCGTCGACGCCGATCTGGTTGGCGGCCAGGCCCACGCCGTCGGCGGCGGCCATGGAGGCGAACATGTCGGCCACGAGCTGGACGAGGTCGTCGTCGAAGGCCGTCACGGGCGTGCAGGGGTGGTGCAGCACGGGCGTGTAGTAGCGGGTGATGGGGTGCGCGACCCCGGTGCGCCCCTCGAACTCGACGGGCGCGTGCTCGCCCCGCCCACCCTGCTCGACCCGCTCGACCTGCTCCTCGCTCACGCCGTCGTCCGTTCGTTCGGGCGTCGCGCTCCGGTCGGCGGCTTCACTCCCGCCGCGCACGACTTCGTCGGAGCGTCGCTCGCTCCAGCCACCGACGCGCTCCTGCTCACTCACGGGGAAGATCGTAGGTCAGCCCTGGGCGTGGAACCGGACGGCGAGCAGCGCGACGTCGTCCCCCGCGGCCCCGCCGGCCTGGGCGAGCAGCTCGTCCAGCCCCGCGGCGAGGTCCCCGGAGGCCAGCCCGGACGCCTTGGCGCGCAGGCGCTCGATGCCGGAGTCGAGGTCGTCGTCGCGGCGCTCGACGAGGCCGTCGGTGTACAGCAGCAGCGTCGCCCCGGCGGGGACGTCGACGACGTGGTCGGTGCGCCGGCCGGTCCCGACGCCCAGCAGCAGGTCGGGCGGGGCCGCCAGGACGCGCGCGGTCCCGTCGGCCAGGACCAGGACGGGCGGCGGGTGCCCGGCGTTGGCCCAGCGCACCGTCCGCACGCCCTCGGCCCGGGCCTGCAGGTTCTGCTCGACGCGGGCCACGAGGCAGCTGGCGAGGATGGCGTCGGCGCGCAGGGAGCTGACGACGGCCTCCAGCCGGTCCAGCAGCTCGGCGGGCGGGTCGTCGCGGTCCACGGCCAGGGCGCGCAGCGCGATCCGCAGCTGCCCCATCTCGGCGGCGGCGGTGATGTCGTGGCCGGTGACGTCGCCAATGACGAGCAGGGTGGTGCCGTCGGGCAGCAGGATCCCGTCGTACCAGTCGCCGCCGACCTGGTCGCCGGCGTGGGCGGGCACGTAGCGGGCGACGAGCTCGAGGTCACCGACCTGCGGCAGGTCGGTCGTGAGCATCGACGTCTGCAGGGTGCGGGCGGCGGTGGTCCGCTCGGCGAGCAGCAGCGCCCGCTGCAGGGCCTGGGTCGTGTACGAGGCCAGGGAGCGCAGCGTGGCGCGCTGGTTCTCGGACAGTTCGAGGTCCTCGTGCCAGACCATCGTCAGCAGGCCGACGTTGCGGCCCGCGGCCACCAGCGGGACGGTGGCGAGGTAGCGGACGTGGGCGGTCTCCCAGCGGTGGGCGAGCTCGGGGAAGCCGGTCCGCAGGCTGGTGGCGTCGTCGAAGCGGGGACGCCCCTCGCGCAGGGCCAGGGTTCCGGGGCCGGGACCGTCCAGGGGCAGGTCCTGCCACTCCTCCTGCGCGCCGGGGGCGTAGTCGCCGGTGAAGGGGGTGCGCAGCAGCTGGCGCTCGTGGTCGACGACGGACAGCGCCGCGTAGGCGGCGCCGAAGCCCTCGCGGGCGGCCTCGACGGCGGCGCGGGCGACGTCGGTGACGGTGCGGGTGGCGGTGAGGGCCTCGGACAGCCGCAGCAGGCGGGTGGTGTGGTCCAGGGAGCGGTGCAGGGAGCGGGTCAGCTCGTCGCGTTCGAGCTCGAGGTGGTGCTCGGCGGTGACGTCGCGGAAGGAGCAGAGCACCTGGCCGTCGACGCGCTGGGCGCGCACGGCGATCCACCGGTCCGTCCCGGCGACGGGGCCGGTCCAGGTGACGAGGCCGCCCTCGGCGCGGGTGCGCCGCAGCTGGGTGTGGAAGTCGCTGCCGACGGCGGCGGGGAAGACGTCGGAGAGCAGCTTGCCGACGAGGTCGTCGGGCACCAGGCCGTACACGGCGGCGCCGGCGGCGTTGACGTGCAGGACGCGCCACTCCTCGGCGTCGAGCACGATGATCCCCTCGGAGACCTCTTGCCACGCGCGCAGGAGCAGCGGGTCCACCGCTCCGGCGGACGACATCCCGCCAGGGTAGGGACCGGCCACCGCTCACCGCAGGTGATCGGCCGCATCCGTCCCGAGAGCGGGGGCGGGCGCCGGGGCCGCGCGGGTCAGGCCTTGGTGGCGGTGAACGTGAACTCGATCGTGCCGGTGTCCTCGACCTTGACGAAGCCGAGGTCGGGGGCCTGGACGCCGTGCTCGGACCAGGTCACGGGGAGGGAGCCGGTGACGGTGACGGAGCCCTGCGCGGTGCGCTGGACGGTCGCGGGGACGGTGACGTCGCGCGGGCTGCCCTTGAGCGTCAGGGTGCCGACGAGGTTCACGGCGACGCTCGAGCCGACGTCGAGACCGCCGAGCGGGACGGGGGCGGTGAGGGCGACGTCGGCCGTGGGGAAGCGCGCGACGTCTATGACGGTCGTGCGGAACTGGTTGTCGCGCTGGCCGGAGTCGGTCTCGACGGAGGCGAGGCCGACGGAGACCGTCCCGGCGGTGAGCCGCCCGCCGGCGACGGTGAGGTCACCGGTGACGTCGGAGGTGCGGCCGGTGACGGTGACGTCCTGGCCGTTGAGGACCTCCTTCACGCGGTAGCCGGCGGTGCCGCCGGGGGCGAGCGTCCACGCCCCGTCGAGGGTGGCGTCGGTGCTGGCCGCGGTGGGGGTGGCCGAGCCGGCCGCGGTGGAGGCGACGAGCGGGGCGGCGGCCTTGCCGGACTCCACGCTCGCGTAGATGCGGGGACCGACGAAGGCGGCGACGGCCAGGACGACGACGACCGCGAGGACGGCCCAGAGGCCGCGGCGCCGGCGGGGCCGTCCGGGGGCTGCGGGACGCTCGGGCGTGCGCGTGCTGCTCATGGGGTCACCTCTGCGGTCGGGGTCCTGGCCCGCGCGACGGGCCTGCCACCGGGGTCACGAACGCGGTGGCACGGGGGTTCAGCCGCGGACCCGCGGACCGACCGGCGACCCTGCGGTGACCGGTCGGCCTGTCGGACAGGTGGTACGACGCTGCGTCGTCGCAAACGTTGCAGCGCAACGAGTGGTGGTGGTCGGGAGCACCCCCGCGGAGGGCCTACCCTCGACGGGTGCCTTTTGAGCGACTTCGACTCATGAGTGACTACCTGGTGCCGACCCCCGTGTGGGCGCCGGCCGACATGGGCGGCTTCGTCCTGAGCCGCACGCACCTCGACGACCTCGGCCTCGACGAGCGCCTGCGCACCGGTCTGCTGCAGTGGCAGGCCTACTTCGACGAGCACCACCCCGTCGACCTGTGCGGCTGGGACTCCCCCTCGTCCTGCTCCTCCTACGCCAGCGAGGGTTTCCGCCTGCAGTCCGAGCTCAGCCACGCCCTGCCGGGGGTCCGGTTCGACCTCGACCTGTGGCCCGTGCGCGCCGTCGACCTCGACGTGATGGCCCTCTAGGTCCCGAGTCCCGGGACCACGACCGGCGACGGCACCCACGGGGCCCTCAGCCGATCAGGTGGTGTCCGCGCGTTCAGGTTCACCGGGGCGGAACGTGTCCCGAAACCTGCTGGGTGCCCACCGGACCCACCCAGAACTACAGCGAGGCGGCTTCCCGCACCTGGCGGCCCCGGCCCGTCCTCGCGCGCGCCGTGCGGACCACCGCCGTCCTCGGGCCGCTGGTGTTCGCCCTCGTCGTGGGGGCCGCCGCCGCGCGGTGGGCACCGGCCGAGCGCCTCGGGGTGAGCACCGCGGTCTGGCTCGTGCTCGTCGTCGCCCTCTCCTCGGCGATCATGGTCGTCGCGAACCGGTGGCTGCGCCGGCTGCTGCCGCTGTCGTCGATGCTGCGGTTGAGCCTGGTGCTGCCCGACCACGTCCCCAGCCGGTTCGCCGTGGCCCGCCGACGGTGGTCGCCGGACGAGCTCGAGCACGGCACCGGGCCCGGGGGCGCGCAGCAGCTCCTGGCGCTGATCAGCGCACTGGCCGCCCACGACGCCCCGACCCGTGCCCACGGCGAACGGGTGCAGGCCTACGCGGCCCTGATCGGCCGGGAGCTGGGCCTGTCCGGGGAGGACGTCGACCGGCTGAGCTGGGTGGCCCTGCTGCACGACGTGGGCAAGGTCCACGTGCCGACCGAAGTGATCAACGCGAAGGGGCGCCCGTCCGAGGAGGGGTGGGCCCGGCTGCAGGCCCACCCGGACCACGGGGGCGCGCTCGTCGAACCCCTCCGGACGTGGCTGGGGTCCTGGGTGGACGGGGTGGCCCAGCACCACGAGCGCTGGGACGGGCAGGGGTACCCGCGGGGCCTGGCCGGGGCGGGCATCTCGCTGGCGGCCCGCGTCATCGCCGTCGCCGACACCTACGACGTCATCACGTCGGCCCGTTCCTACAAGAAGCCCATGTCGGCGGAGCAGGCCCGGGCCGAGATCACCCGGTGCGCCGGGACCCAGTTCGACCCGGACGTCGTGCGCGCGTTCCTGTCGGTCGGCCTGGGGCGTCTGCGGCTCGTCGCGGGGCCGGCGACCCTGCTCGCGGCGCTGCCGTGGGTGGGGTCCCTGCCGGCGCAGGCCGTGTCGACGGTGTCGGCGGCTGCCCAGACCGCCGGCGGCCAGGTCGCCACCGTC comes from Kineococcus rhizosphaerae and encodes:
- a CDS encoding GAF domain-containing SpoIIE family protein phosphatase, encoding MSSAGAVDPLLLRAWQEVSEGIIVLDAEEWRVLHVNAAGAAVYGLVPDDLVGKLLSDVFPAAVGSDFHTQLRRTRAEGGLVTWTGPVAGTDRWIAVRAQRVDGQVLCSFRDVTAEHHLELERDELTRSLHRSLDHTTRLLRLSEALTATRTVTDVARAAVEAAREGFGAAYAALSVVDHERQLLRTPFTGDYAPGAQEEWQDLPLDGPGPGTLALREGRPRFDDATSLRTGFPELAHRWETAHVRYLATVPLVAAGRNVGLLTMVWHEDLELSENQRATLRSLASYTTQALQRALLLAERTTAARTLQTSMLTTDLPQVGDLELVARYVPAHAGDQVGGDWYDGILLPDGTTLLVIGDVTGHDITAAAEMGQLRIALRALAVDRDDPPAELLDRLEAVVSSLRADAILASCLVARVEQNLQARAEGVRTVRWANAGHPPPVLVLADGTARVLAAPPDLLLGVGTGRRTDHVVDVPAGATLLLYTDGLVERRDDDLDSGIERLRAKASGLASGDLAAGLDELLAQAGGAAGDDVALLAVRFHAQG
- a CDS encoding TerD family protein → MGIDYSKKANEPEPPRAGGVSLSKVTLTKSAPKVSLSKTGATGGTLRVHLAWNARPAAAAPASGGFFSKLKAAAAPQGGIDLDLGALYEFSDGSKGVVQALGNAFRDRGAGDPVVWLDGDDRTGGGGENLFVDLRDAAKIKRILVFAFIYEGVPNWAAADGVVTLHPVSGPEIEVRLDEHDDRSPMCAIAQITSDGREIAVQREVRYVQGGQQALDEAFGWGMKWRTGRK
- the def gene encoding peptide deformylase, encoding MSEEQVERVEQGGRGEHAPVEFEGRTGVAHPITRYYTPVLHHPCTPVTAFDDDLVQLVADMFASMAAADGVGLAANQIGVDARVFVVDCPDDETETTGENVVAHVVNPVLHLPTGRKRRLDLDGEGCLSVPGQYADLARPDKAEVTGVDVHGNPVKIVGTGLLARCLQHEADHLEGVVYVDRLPVAQREEILAAAGLTAPAGDDA
- a CDS encoding HD domain-containing phosphohydrolase, with the translated sequence MPTGPTQNYSEAASRTWRPRPVLARAVRTTAVLGPLVFALVVGAAAARWAPAERLGVSTAVWLVLVVALSSAIMVVANRWLRRLLPLSSMLRLSLVLPDHVPSRFAVARRRWSPDELEHGTGPGGAQQLLALISALAAHDAPTRAHGERVQAYAALIGRELGLSGEDVDRLSWVALLHDVGKVHVPTEVINAKGRPSEEGWARLQAHPDHGGALVEPLRTWLGSWVDGVAQHHERWDGQGYPRGLAGAGISLAARVIAVADTYDVITSARSYKKPMSAEQARAEITRCAGTQFDPDVVRAFLSVGLGRLRLVAGPATLLAALPWVGSLPAQAVSTVSAAAQTAGGQVATVLLATGVGVGSSVTATQAVADVLPTSVATSSPTPARTSAPLTGPTRTPHSGTQHPLTAQPTVGRAPSASSGPVAPPALTPPSPSSAPPSPAGTVTTTGPVEPPTAGPTGAATPSAPGESGTGARPGREARAEPGAARPAPAEPEPAKPAPVPAPAKPAPVPAPAKPAPVPAPAKPAPVPAPAKPAPVPAPAKPAPVPAPAKPAPVPAPAKPAPVPAPAKPAP
- a CDS encoding MFS transporter translates to MDRLPWTRFHWMIIVGLGVSWVLDGLEVQIVSSVGSVLQDRDTLHLTTTDVGLMGSIYLLGEVVGALFFGRITDRIGRKKIFILTLAVYLIASGVAGLSFSLWFLLICRFVAGLGIGGEYSAINSAIDELIPAKYRGRVDIAVNGTYWGGAMIGAGASIFLLNPDLVDIDWGWRIGFFIGPVIGLAIIGLRRHIPESPRWLMTHGYQEQAEATVDQIEADIEAGGRHLDPVPAEKALEIHPQASVSYRQIFRVMVSQYRSRSFLAFSMMVTQAFLYNAIFFTYALVLSHFYGVGSGSTGYFFFPFAVGNLVGPLVLGPLFDTIGRRKMILGTYGLSAVLLAISAVMFHAGMLSATTHTIFWCVIFFFASAGASSAYLTVSEIFPLELRGQAISYFFAISLLVGGVAAPSLFGALIGDGTDRGPLTVGYFVGAGIMLVGGLIAWFFGVDAEGKGLEDITDPLSAAAPRRVTRTRVQGPGPR
- the tsaD gene encoding tRNA (adenosine(37)-N6)-threonylcarbamoyltransferase complex transferase subunit TsaD; this encodes MIVLGIESSCDETGVGLVSEGVLLGDALASSMDAHARFGGVVPEVAARAHLESMLPVLHQALDKASLGLGDVDAVAVTAGPGLSTAVQVGLASAKALAFALSKPLYGVHHLAGHAAVDVLEHGPLPSRCVALVVSGGHTSLLLLGDLGRDPIVHLGDTVDDAAGEAFDKVARVLGLGYPGGPVVDRVARDGDPHAIAFPRALSRPSDPAYGFSFSGVKTAVARWVEARADAGGEVPVADVAASFQEAVADVLTRKALAACREHGVDTLLVVGGVAANSRVRALAEERCAAAGIELRVPPIRLCTDNGAMIAAVGDLLVRAGAPASGLDLGADPSAPLTGALLHGPWA
- a CDS encoding YceI family protein; this translates as MSSTRTPERPAAPGRPRRRRGLWAVLAVVVVLAVAAFVGPRIYASVESGKAAAPLVASTAAGSATPTAASTDATLDGAWTLAPGGTAGYRVKEVLNGQDVTVTGRTSDVTGDLTVAGGRLTAGTVSVGLASVETDSGQRDNQFRTTVIDVARFPTADVALTAPVPLGGLDVGSSVAVNLVGTLTLKGSPRDVTVPATVQRTAQGSVTVTGSLPVTWSEHGVQAPDLGFVKVEDTGTIEFTFTATKA